The region AACCGTTTGCGCAAGTTGCTGGAATCCCCTAATTTTGATCCTCAGTCGTATGTGAAGCAGCTCTCTCAGCAGTCGGACGGGGACCGCGATCTACAAGAACACCGTCAGAAAATACAAACTCTCGCCGACGAAACCGCGCAAAACCTgaagaaaaatgtttataaaaactaCAGGCAGTTTATTGAGACAGCCAAGGAGATTTCTTACCTGGAAAGTGAGATGTATCAGCTGAGCCACATTCTCACTGAGCAGAAGAGCATCATGGAGAGCATTACACAGTCTCTCCTGTCCACAGATAAAGACCAAGCGGCCAAAGAGATGCTCGCAGCCTTCCCAAAGGACACCGAAGAGGTCAAACAAAGAACCCTCACCACACTTTTGGAAAAAGTGGAGGGATGCAAGAACATCATGGAAACCCCGGGCAGATATCTGGTCTATAACGGGGATCTTCTGGAGTATGACGCAGACAACATGTCACAGATCCAAAAGGTTCACGCCTTTCTGATGAACGACTGCCTGCTCATCGCAACCTGGCTTCCCAACAGACGCGGAGCcgtcaaatacaaatacaatgcCTTGTATGATCTACAAAGCTTCGCGGTTGTGAACGTGAAAGACAACCCTCCAATGAAAGACATGTTCAAGATCCTCATGTTCCCCGAGATCCGCATCTTCAAAGCCGAGAACAGCAAGATCAAGAAAGAGTGGCTGGAGATTCTGGAGGAAACGAAGAAAAGCAAAGTGTCAAAAGACCAACACAAAAAGGAAGTGGAGGTGCCAGCGTCGCCGGTCAGACAGGAAGTCTCCACAAACCCATTTGACGAGGACGAGCCTCTGGGTTCGGAGGAACTGGTGGATCTGAGTCCCGAATGGATCCAGGAGCTTCCAGAAGACCTTGACGTGTGCATCGCTCAGAGAGACTTCGAGGGTGCTGTTGATCTTCTGGATAAGCTAAACGAATATCTGAAGGAGCAGCCGGTGAGTCCACGAGTGAAGGAGCTGAGGAGGAAGGTGGATGAGCGTGTTCGACAGCTGACCGAGGTCCTGGTGTTCGAACTCTCGCCGGATCGCTCGCTCCGTGGAGGACCGAAAGCCACACGGCGCGCCGTCTCTCAGCTCGTCCGCCTGGGACAGTCCACGAAGGCCTGTGAGCTGTTTTTGAGAAACAGAGCGGCGGCCGTCCAAACCGCCGTCCGGCAGCTTCGCATCGAGGGCGCCACGCTGCTTTACATCCAAAAGCTCTGCAACATCTTCTTCACGAGCCTGCTTGAAACCGCCAGGGAGTTTGAGACGGATTTCGCAGGCAACACTGGCTGCTACTCCGCCTTCGTGGTCTGGTCTCGCTCGGTGATGAAGATGTTCGTAGATGCCTTCAGCAAGCAGGTGTTTGACAGCAAAGAGAGCTTGTCCACCGCTGCGGAGTGCGTGAAGTTCGCCGGCGAGCACTGCATGCAGCTGAGCGAGATCGGCTTGGACCTGACCTTCATTTTACAATCGTTACTCGTGAAAGACATCAGGGCGGCTCTCCAAAGCCAGAAGGACATCATCATAGAAGCAACGAGGCATCGTAACTCCGAGGAGATGTGGCGTAGGATGAACCTCATGACCCCTGAAGCTCTGGCCAAGCTCAAGGACGAAATGCGCAGCTGTGGGATCAGCAGTTTCGACCAGT is a window of Carassius auratus strain Wakin chromosome 45, ASM336829v1, whole genome shotgun sequence DNA encoding:
- the LOC113063433 gene encoding exocyst complex component 8: MTDTGNRLRKLLESPNFDPQSYVKQLSQQSDGDRDLQEHRQKIQTLADETAQNLKKNVYKNYRQFIETAKEISYLESEMYQLSHILTEQKSIMESITQSLLSTDKDQAAKEMLAAFPKDTEEVKQRTLTTLLEKVEGCKNIMETPGRYLVYNGDLLEYDADNMSQIQKVHAFLMNDCLLIATWLPNRRGAVKYKYNALYDLQSFAVVNVKDNPPMKDMFKILMFPEIRIFKAENSKIKKEWLEILEETKKSKVSKDQHKKEVEVPASPVRQEVSTNPFDEDEPLGSEELVDLSPEWIQELPEDLDVCIAQRDFEGAVDLLDKLNEYLKEQPVSPRVKELRRKVDERVRQLTEVLVFELSPDRSLRGGPKATRRAVSQLVRLGQSTKACELFLRNRAAAVQTAVRQLRIEGATLLYIQKLCNIFFTSLLETAREFETDFAGNTGCYSAFVVWSRSVMKMFVDAFSKQVFDSKESLSTAAECVKFAGEHCMQLSEIGLDLTFILQSLLVKDIRAALQSQKDIIIEATRHRNSEEMWRRMNLMTPEALAKLKDEMRSCGISSFDQYTGEDCWVNLSYTIVAFTKQMMAFLEEGLKLYFPELHMVFLESLREIILVAVQHVDYSLRCEQEAEKKAFILQNASFLHETVLPVVEKRFEEGVGKPAKQLQDLRKGSRSVRVNPDSTMSVV